gtttttggcaCTGACAGCTGATGGTCCCAGCACTCGTTTGCCCATGTCCCTGATCTGGGTGGCTCAGCACATCGGCTGCTAGGTCAGTGCAGCCTGTGAAGATGCCTGGGAGAGCTGAATTTGAGGCAGTCAGGGCCTTGCTCCAGGGGGGCATGTTACACCAGCGGTCCCCTCCGGATGCACATCTGGTCCAGGTATCTGGCAGAGTGCTGCGCTGCTCACTGCTGCTTCCAGCAtgcccctttcccctttttatcCAGCGCCCGTCTTTGGTTAGTTAGTTTCTGGGATAGGGATATGCACAGACTTTAAGTGATTATGCCccaagttgttttttgtttgttttgcttttcccctttaaaaaaaaaaaagagagagggagagacttGGAGACTTCCATTGAAACTTGGCACCTGCAAACCCCTCCTGGTTTCTGTGTGGTTTGAGCTCATCAGGGAGAGGTTAGTGCCCAGTAAGCAGCTGTGGCAGCTGGCCACGCTGCCTCCCCGGGGGCGCTGGCCGGGGTCGGTCTGCCCTCCCGACCTTGGGAAGCACCCAGGGGTGGCTCCCGGTGCACCCTGACGCCGTGACCAAGAAGAGCGCCGAGCTGTGCTGCCTGAAAGCTGCCCGGGCAGCAGCTGCGGAGCAGAGGGCAGGCGCCCAGGCCTCGGGCAGCGCCGGCACCGAAACCGCCGCCGGCGTCCGCCCGAGCACGCCCCGAGAGCGGCGGGGACAAAGtccggggccgggccgcgggcgAGGAGCAGCGGGGGGCGCCCGGGTGCcgccggccggggggcggggggctcggcccggctccTCCCCGCTCCGCtcggcgccgccccgccgccgccccgcgtCCGTccgccgggccgagccgagccgagccgaggcACATGGGCCGCGCTCCGCCGGCCTGAGCCccccgcacggccccggcgGCGCCCCCCATGCAGCTCCGCGCAGCCCCCGCGGCGGCCCGGGCCCGGGCCATGAGGGCGGCGTAGCTCGGGcagctcggcccggcccggcccggcgcggcgcggcgcgggatggcggccggcggcggcgccccctgCAGGGCGGGCGGGAGCCtcccggccctgctgctgctgctgctgctggtggggggggggagcggccaCGGGCGGCGAAGTCAACGCTGAGGTGAgcgggggagagggggggggagcGCTGGGTGCCCGCTGGGGAGAGCTGCGGGACGGGGAGAGCTGCGGGACGGGGAGCCCCGCAGGCAGGAGCCCCTCCGGGGGGTCCCGCAGGGCTGAGCACCCCGGGGCCTTCGGGCCTGGCTGCCCCGCCAAGCGACGCCGCCGTAACCCCGGGCCGGTGGCACGGCCGGCTCCGTGCCGCCCGGAGCGCCGAGGGGCACCGGGGATGCTCCCGGCAGCCGCTGCGGGCACGCTGCTGGGCTCGGCGCCTCGGCTTCCCCAGTGCGGTGCTGGGGGCGAGcggtgctgggggcacgggAACGGCCCCGGACAACGGGGCGGTCGAGGCATTGCCCGGATCCTCGTCTTCGTCCTCCTGCGTGCAGCCCgtgggggtgctgagccccccgcggagctctgcagccagcccaggcGCTTCCTGAGGGCTGAGGCcggggggctcccagcagctcccggcaGGTCCTGCCGGCGGCCTCGCCTCCCCCTGCAAGCTGAGAGCAGGGACAAAAGCGCTCGCTCCCAGGGAGGTAGGAGCGGGGATCCTGCCCGCGCCTGCCCAGCCTCAGGCGAGGGCTGGGCCCAGCTGCACCATTTCCCCGCTGCTCTCTCCTGGCTCGCTCTCCGCTTGTCCCTGCGgcacctgggctgcagcccAGAAGCGATGGTGTGGGGCTTGGGGTCAGGGACCCACATCGGGAGCACGCCTCTTGCTGTGGTTTGGCCCCTTCCGGCCTTGGGGAGCTATCTGGAGAGTGCCGTGGCTGCGTGCGAGTCCCCGTGCCCCTTGGGCTGCAGCAGGTAGGGCCAGCGGCCCCTCAGACCTGCCCCTTCACACCCTGTCCTGTGTTCTCTCCCAGCCTCCCATCCTGCCCGGGTGGAGTGCTCCCCCCAGCAGCTGGCTCACAGAGCGTCCCTGAGCGCAGGCGTGCTCCttcagaggcagggagaggctgcCCCGGTGAGGCCAGCACACCTGGAGGTAGCAGCAGATGGGGACGGCAGAGCCGCGGCGGCGGTGCTCCTGGGACTGGCAGTCCAGGCCCATTGGGTGTGCACATGGCTGGCATCTCAGGGAGCTTTTTGTTCTGGGGCAGCTCCAGTTGGGGCTGACAGTAGGGGGGCATCAGTGAAAGGAAGGCTTCCTCATCCCTGCCTGTCAGCCCgatgcttgtttttctctcacaGGCATGGCTGCGGCTGTATGGCTACCTGCCCCAGTCGAGCAGGCAGATGTCCACCATGCGCTCTGCTCAGATCTTCTCCTCAGCCCTCTCAGAGATGCAGAAGTTCTATGGGATCACCGTCACTGGTGTCCTGGATGAGGAGACCAAAATGTGAGTTTCTCTATGAGCTGCTCTCTTGCTCTTGCAGAAGGAAGCTTGACTTTCTGGCCCACCTCTTCCCGAGCCCCTTTAGCGGGGATCGGCCTCTGGCTGACCACAAGTTCCCTTTCCCAGAGCGATGGAGATGACTGATCTGGTTTTTGTGCTCACACCACTGCTGTCGTCTTCTGTTGGCAGTGAGCCCCTGCAGGCTATGGAAAGCTCAGCTTGCTGGCCCCCTGAGCCCTGCCTGCATACGCACCCAGAAGCGTGGGTGCTGTCTCCCATGGGACCCATGTCTCCCTTCCAcacctgcagcttccctcaCTGGCTGTGGCGCCTGTAACTTCTCAGGGTGCTTTTCCCTGGGTGGGGAGCTGAGCCCTCACTTGATGCCCTCCTGGCAGGTGGATGAAGCGTCCCCGCTGTGGGGTCCCAGACCAGTTTGGGGTCCAGATGAAGTCTAACATGCGGCGGAAGAGGTATGCGCTCACGGGGCGGCGCTGGAGCCAGAGCCATCTCACGTTCAGGTACCCAGCAATCAGCACGGGGCAGCTTTTTCGGGCTTAGGGTTTGCtcacagcccagctgcagaCCCTTTGGGccaaagctgcagcagggtTGCAGTGGGTGAGTGCTGCCCTGGGCCATCCTGATCGAggccctgctctgtgccctcAGCATCCAGAACTACACGGAGAAGCTGGGCCGGTACCACTCGTATGAGGCCATCCGCCAAGCCTTCCGGGTGTGGGAGCAGGCCACGCCGCTCGTCTTCCAGGAGGTGCCGTATGAGGACATTCGTCAGAAGCGGAAGAAGGAGGCTGACATCATGGTGCTTTTTGCCTCTGGTTTCCACGGGGACAGCTCCCCTTTTGATGGTGTCGGGGGATTTTTGGCTCATGCCTATTTCCCCGGCCCAGGGATGGGTGGGGACACGCACTTCGACTCAGATGAGCCCTGGACGCTGGAGAACACGGATGTGTCTGGTGAGCCGATGCAGGGGGCTGGGGTGGCAAGGTGATTGGAGAAGCCAGGGTTTGGTTGTGGCCTGGCACCTGGGTGATGTGTGCCTGGCAGGGCCCGCAGGGCAGACGGAACATTTCCTCTGGGGGTGACGCAGATTGCTCTGGTTCCGTCGCAGAGCATCCCTGGCACAGGgtgcagtgctggggccaggaAGCTGCCCCATGCCAGGCGCCCTGCTGCCTTGCTGACAGTGCCTTTCCCTGCAGGGAACAACCTTTTCCTGGTGGCCGTGCACGAGCTGGGGCACTCGCTGGGCCTGGAACATTCCAGCAACCCCAGTGCTATCATGGCCCCCTTCTACCAGTGGATGGACACAGAGAACTTCCAGCTGCCTGAGGATGACCTCAAGGGCATCCAACAGCTGTACGGTGAGGGAGCCAGCTGCGCTGGGACGTGGGCTGGGCAGAGGGACAGGGGGGTGCTCCACCAGCTGGAAGCTGGGTGCACGGTCTTGGGACTGTGCCTggcctgggagcagggggaaggaggCGCTGACGTTGTTGGTTTGCAAGCACTCCATCcgttctctctcctcctctgcccAGGTACCGCAGATGGGCACCCTCAGCCCACCAAGCCCTTGCCCACCGTGACGCCCCGAAGACCTGGCAGGCCAGACCAGAGACCCCCCAGGCCACGCCCGCCAGGGAAACCAGAGCGGCCCCCCAAACCTGGCAGCCCAGAGCGACCTGACCAGTACGGCCCCGACATCTGCGATGGGAACTTTGACACGGTGGCAGTGCTGCGGGGCGAGATGTTCGTGTTTAAGGTACCTTCCAGGACCCCTTCCTGCCCTGTATCTGCTCTGGAGTTCTCAGGTGGAAGGCCCTAATGAGACGATGGACTCGGGTGCCCTGGCCCCCTCTGCCTGAGCACAGAAGTCTGTCCCTGCGTGCCCTGCTGACACCCTGCTTCCCAACAGGGCCGATGGTTCTGGAGGGTGCGGCACAACCGGGTGCTGGACAACTATCCCATGCCCATCGGGCACTTCTGGCGGGGCCTGCCCGGGGACATCGACGCTGCCTATGAGAGGCACGATGGCAGATTTGTCTTCTTTAAAGGTGAGCGGCGCGGCTGGAGCCGGGTGGCGGGGCTGGGGTGGAGTGTGCTGCCACATCGTGGCCTGGTGTGCTCCCAGCTGTCTTGATCCCCTCCCAAAGCACCTGTGCAGTCTGCTTGGCTTTGCAGGTACAAAGAGCTGCTGTCTGGTCCCTAAGGCTTCTGGCCAAGGGATGGGGTGGCCACAGGCATCACACCCCCTCCCTGTCCGGCTGCACGCACGCACGCTGCaccagctgggctgcagcctcaTCTGCCTTCTCCATTTCCTTCCCACCCAGGTGACCGGTACTGGCTCTTCCGAGAAGCCAATCTGGAGGCTGGGTACCCGCAGCCACTGGCCACCTACGGGCAGGGCATCCCCTATGACAGAATTGACACTGCGGTCTGGTGGGAGCCCACGGGGCACACCTTCTTCTTCCGTGGGGACAGGTACGTGCTGCCCTCACCAGGGCTCCAGGGTCAtcccccccgctgtcccctgccctgtgcctcCGTTCTCCTGCCTGGAGCGGGGATGGTGTGGGCTGGGTGGAGGTGGGACGGCGGGCTGTTGGCAAATGGCTTCCTACACAGGGGGGTATATTGAGCTGATGGGGGAAAAAGTGGGGCCACCACAGCTGCGGGGCTGCCATCAGCAGAGCCCCCTGTGCTGTCCGCAGCTGTGGGATGGGGGCACTGTGTCCGTGCCCTCTGCCAGCTCACCAGgtccctctgcctcccacagATACTGGCGCTTCAACGAGGACACGCGCTCGGTGGACCCCGGGTACCCCAAGCCCATCTCTGTCTGGGTGGGCATCCCTCCCTCACCCAAGGGCGCCTTCCTCAGCTCAGATGCCTGTAAGTAGAAGAGAGGACGGGGTGAGGGGGGATGCAGTCTCCTCTGTCGGCACCTACGTGCCCCTCCAACAGCAGGTGGCCAGAGCATGGCCGTGtgggcagagcagggtgctgcagagaTCGGATGGAAACAGAGGCCacctttctctgctctttctgctcttctccatcatgtgggagctgggagggagcccaggagctgcccagCTAGCCCTTCCAAAGGGCAGGGAGTCCTGTTTCCCCTGTTTTGCAGATCCTGAAGCAAACACTGCAATCTGCAGGCCAGCCGTGTGCTGTGCCTGGCAGGGGACTGCAGCCTCTCACCCCCCACCTCCAtctctttcccccccccatctttttctcttcccccagcTTCAACGTACTTCTACAGAGGCACAAAGTACTGGAAGTTTGACAATGAGCGACTCAAAACGGAGCCAGGCTACCCCAAATCCATCCTGCGGGACTTCATGGGCTGCCATGTGGAGCTGGTCCCAGACCCCAACCCCCGGTGGCCTGACGTCGACCAGCCTCCCTTCAACCCTGATGGGGATGAGAACCCTGGTGGGCGGTCTGAAGgcgaggaggatgaggaggaggaagaggaggatgaggaggattACAGCGAGGGCGGTCGCAAGCAGGGCGGTGACGTGGACGTGGTGGTGCAGATTGACGAGTACACACGCACCATGAGCGTCGTgatggtgctggtgctgctggtgctgctgctctgcatcctCGGCCTCATCTATGTCATTGTGCAGATGCAGAGGAAGGGCACGCCCCGAATGCTCTTGTACTGCAAGCGCTCCTTGCAGGAGTGGGTCTGACCCCCATCTTTCCCCACCCTCTGCCACCATGGTGCTAATGACgagcctgccctgcccctccccagcagcctaTTTATACCCAGAGGTTCGTCCCACTCCCCCCTAGCCCCTGTGCACTGCCGCTGCttggtgtccccagccccagaagAGAGATTCCCACCTGCCCCAGCCTAGGGTGTGAGGGGTGCCCCTTAGCCCCCCATTGTCTGTGCAACCCGGTTCCACGACTGGTCTGGGGCTGGAGGATGtttgtgaggagctgggggcagcagggctggacaGAAGCCAGGTCCCGCAGGCTGGCGGGGTGCCCCCCTCTCTCACGACATCCCCCCTTGCCAGcagctcaggctgctgcagaggagtgtgtcccccagcaccctgtgcctctgccccagcaggCCTGCATTGTCCAGCGCGCATCCAGCTGCTGAATTGTGGACAGTGCCTGTGTGAGTGGTAGAAGAGGTGGGAATGCGATCAGCACTGCGCGCCCAGTCCCCACGCGGGCAGGTCTCGGCAGCAAGTGGACGTGGGGCTGCTGGTACCTGTGGCCTGGCCGGTCCCTTGCTTGCCTGGCagtgaagggaagggagggctgAGCACGGCCACGCTTCCTTCCACAGGCTGGTGGGGGGTGCAGTGCCTAAAGATAGCACGGAGCTCGGGAAACCCGACGCGGAAGGCAGGTGACAGGCCGGGCTCCCTTCCCGTAGGGTCTTTGGCTGGCATGAGGAGCGGGGTGCTGCCTCTGCAACCCCCTTGGCTCAGCTTGGTCCCTTTCTCCTGCTTTGGATGTCAGCCCAggtcactgctgctgcaggacaaAGCCCTCGGGGCGTGTGGTCCCCTTCCTGGGGTGCCAGCCTCCCCTGGCCCCGCGGGCAGGGGTGCCTTGTACTTGTATTAAATGGGTTGGGTGCGAGGAGAGCCATGGTGCTGTCCttcctgcggggccggggcgtggggggggctgcgggttggggctggggggcaggatgggggcAGGAGTCAAAGGGGCTTTCCCCCACGAGGCGTTCAGCAGGTGTGGGGGGGTGTCACGCTCACCCAAGGGTGCCACCTTCCTGGgcatctgtggggctgggccaggggctgtggggctgctggccTGGCTTTGGCACGCCTCCGCAGCgtcagggcagggggaggagagggttGGGAGCAGCGGGCTGGGaccccctgcctgcagcaaagGGGGGCTCCACAttgcccccagcaccagccagggctccccctgccccccccccccccagctgcaccTGCTCCTTGTGGCCCTgctgcccgggggctgcagTTCTGAGGGGGCCGCTGGCAGCAGCCCGCTGGCAGCAGACAGAGCCGCCTTTCACGGGCTCCTGCAGCGGTGGCGGCCTCGCCGGGCAGGCCCCGTGGGAACACAGCGGGCCTTGTTCTGCCGGGGCCCCGCCGTGGCTGCCGGAGCCGAGGGCTGCACGGGTGctctggggcggggggggggctgatgGGTCAGCGCTGTGCTTCCCTGTCCCCGTGCAGGCCTGGTGTTCTTGTGGGAACAGGGCTGGCCgtgtcctgctgcctgctgctggggacacgGCTATCTCGTCAGGGAAGATGAAAGCCGGAGGAGCTGCGGAGATCAGAGAAATAAGCTCGGGAGTGGGAGAGATTAGATCCGGgggtaggatttttttttttttttttttttccagggaaaaatGTTACTCATGAGGGCAGCCGTGGGCAGGCAGCGGCTGAGGCACGCGATGCTGATAGAGGCGGTGGCTGCTCTTTGCTGGCTGGCGGAGCGTGGCCAGGAGCTTGCTGGGGCCGTGAGGTCtggctgccccggggctgggggtggctgcGCAGAGGAAGGGGCCGAGCTGCTGCCGTGGGGGGTCAGAGCTGCTCCCGGACCACATCCCCGTACCCGGGGCGGCCTGGCCTGGTACTAACCAGTGTGAGGGTCCGGGCTGCCCTGTGGGAGCAGACCCCCAACTCGTGTCCCCCATCTCACACCTGGCCCCCCAGTGAGACGGGGCCGCACACGGAGCCGTGCCCTGCCTCGGTGTCGCCTCTCGCGAtgggtgctggtggctgtgacacggggccgggcacggggagcagcagccatTCCCACCCCGCTTCCCCCAGggctccagctgctctgccctgccctctCCAACCCCGACAGCCCCAGAGGGAggtttccccttccccctccctcccccccccccagtcacAAGTAGAAGAAatgtggtgggggggggggaacgaaGCCTTTGTGCCCCCTGCCCAGGGAGGGAGACAAGCCCGTCCCTGTcaccagcccccagcccgcgcCCCCGCTTCcgggcctggggctgctggcacggTGCCCGGGCcgggctgcagccagctcccagcGCCGCTAATTGCTTTAAAAGGGCAGGACTGCTGCCGGCTCCCACCCCGCTTCCCGGACTGCCAGCCCTGGCACCAGGGAGCCCCATGGCAGGGGACACCCggcccctgcccctccccgcCATTGCTGGGTTCACTGGGACACGGCCTGGCGCTGCGGCCCCCGGGGAGGCTGGCACGGGGGACAAAGAAATCCTGACATActggggggagggtgggggggaacACGCCTCCAGGTGCCTTTGCGCTGTTGTTTTTCACCTGCAAGGCCATGCTGCAGATTTGCTCCCTTTCGATTAGGTTTTAACCTTTGTTTCCCccagatttggggaggggggggggatgggaggcAGGACAGCCCCCCTGAGGCCAGGCCGCCTGATTTAGCTCTGGCCCAGGAAAtacatagagaaaaaaaaaaactaaactaaaaaatataattgtcTCACAacacaaatgcatttcttctaCCACTCTGCGGACCCCCACTGCTGGTGCCAGTCCTGAGGCCGCAGCTGGGAGGGCCGGGGGCTCTGTGGAGCCGCGGGTGGGCCCAGCCTGCTCCAAACTGGGGGGGTTACAAAAGGGGCGAACCCGGCCGAAAGGCGAGGCAGCAGGAACGGGGCAGCAGGAACGGGGCAGCAGGAACGGGGCACCAGGAACGGGGCACCAGGAACGGGGCAGCAGGAACGAGGCAGCAGGAACGAGGCCGCAGGAACGGGGCAGCAGGAACGAGGCAGCAGGAACGGGGCAGCAGGAACGTGCGGCTGGGATTCGCCGCCCCCGCAGAGGCAGCGCCGGAGGCTGGCGCAGCTGCGGTTCCCACGGCAGATGCATTTCCCACGGCAGCTGTGCTCCCCCGGCTctcctgggggtgctgagggctTGTAAGGGAGCAGGGTGGAGCCCAGCACCTGGCACCCGGAGGTGCCGCGGAGCTGGCCGAGGATGCCCAGGGCCAGAGGCTCCTGGCGTCCCCTTCCGTAGGCAGCCCTGCCGCGGCGAGGggcagctccttgctgctgaTGCAGGGGCAGCAGTGGAGGACGAGGCCTGGGAGCAGTctcagggaggggaaggagcc
The Anser cygnoides isolate HZ-2024a breed goose chromosome 12, Taihu_goose_T2T_genome, whole genome shotgun sequence genome window above contains:
- the MMP15 gene encoding LOW QUALITY PROTEIN: matrix metalloproteinase-15 (The sequence of the model RefSeq protein was modified relative to this genomic sequence to represent the inferred CDS: deleted 1 base in 1 codon); this translates as MAAGGGAPCRAGGSLPALLLLLLLVGGGAATGGEVNAEAWLRLYGYLPQSSRQMSTMRSAQIFSSALSEMQKFYGITVTGVLDEETKMWMKRPRCGVPDQFGVQMKSNMRRKRYALTGRRWSQSHLTFSIQNYTEKLGRYHSYEAIRQAFRVWEQATPLVFQEVPYEDIRQKRKKEADIMVLFASGFHGDSSPFDGVGGFLAHAYFPGPGMGGDTHFDSDEPWTLENTDVSGNNLFLVAVHELGHSLGLEHSSNPSAIMAPFYQWMDTENFQLPEDDLKGIQQLYGTADGHPQPTKPLPTVTPRRPGRPDQRPPRPRPPGKPERPPKPGSPERPDQYGPDICDGNFDTVAVLRGEMFVFKGRWFWRVRHNRVLDNYPMPIGHFWRGLPGDIDAAYERHDGRFVFFKGDRYWLFREANLEAGYPQPLATYGQGIPYDRIDTAVWWEPTGHTFFFRGDRYWRFNEDTRSVDPGYPKPISVWVGIPPSPKGAFLSSDASSTYFYRGTKYWKFDNERLKTEPGYPKSILRDFMGCHVELVPDPNPRWPDVDQPPFNPDGDENPGGRSEGEEDEEEEEEDEEDYSEGGRKQGGDVDVVVQIDEYTRTMSVVMVLVLLVLLLCILGLIYVIVQMQRKGTPRMLLYCKRSLQEWV